From the Planctomycetia bacterium genome, one window contains:
- a CDS encoding N-6 DNA methylase, whose amino-acid sequence QYFTPRELIKGIVDCVQPTADDSVCDPAAGTGGFLLSAFDYVAKHQGKTLDKDQKKHLRTKFVKGWELVPNTARLCIMNLYLHGIDADPCPIKSGVDSLASDPGERFSVVLTNPPFGKKSSIAIVNGEGDLEKEDHTYERQDFWTSTKNKQLNFLQHVKTLLKVNGRCAIVVPDNVLFEGGAGETVRRNLLKQCDVHTLLRLPTGIFYAQGVKANVLFFDNKPAQENPWTSKLWVYDLRTNMHFTQKTNPLQRSDLDEFVKCYNPENRHRRKANWDEEKKPDGRFRVFDYDELMKRDKANLDIFWLKDKSLEDSDDLPDPDVLAQEIADDLQTALEQFTAIAEKVKQ is encoded by the coding sequence CAATACTTCACGCCGCGTGAACTGATCAAAGGCATCGTCGATTGCGTCCAGCCAACCGCCGACGATTCGGTCTGCGACCCGGCCGCCGGTACCGGCGGCTTCCTGCTCTCAGCTTTCGACTACGTCGCCAAACACCAGGGAAAAACGCTCGACAAGGATCAGAAAAAACACCTCCGTACCAAGTTCGTCAAAGGCTGGGAACTCGTTCCCAACACCGCCCGCCTCTGCATCATGAACCTCTACCTCCACGGCATCGACGCCGACCCCTGCCCGATCAAATCGGGCGTCGACAGCCTGGCGAGCGATCCGGGCGAGCGGTTCAGCGTGGTCCTAACCAATCCACCGTTCGGCAAGAAGAGCAGCATCGCCATCGTCAACGGAGAAGGCGACCTCGAGAAGGAAGATCACACTTACGAGCGGCAGGATTTCTGGACCTCTACCAAGAACAAGCAGCTCAACTTCCTGCAGCACGTCAAAACACTGCTCAAAGTCAACGGCCGCTGCGCGATCGTCGTTCCCGACAACGTGCTATTCGAAGGAGGCGCCGGGGAAACCGTCCGCCGCAACCTCCTCAAGCAATGCGATGTCCACACGCTTTTGCGCCTTCCCACCGGCATCTTCTACGCCCAAGGCGTCAAAGCCAACGTCCTCTTCTTCGACAACAAGCCCGCCCAGGAAAACCCCTGGACGTCGAAGCTTTGGGTCTACGACCTCCGCACGAACATGCACTTCACGCAAAAGACGAACCCGCTCCAGCGCTCCGACCTCGACGAGTTCGTGAAGTGCTACAACCCCGAAAACCGCCACCGTCGCAAAGCCAACTGGGACGAGGAAAAGAAACCGGACGGCCGCTTCCGAGTCTTCGACTACGACGAGCTGATGAAGCGCGACAAAGCCAACCTCGACATCTTCTGGCTGAAAGACAAAAGCCTGGAAGACTCCGACGACCTCCCCGACCCCGACGTCCTAGCCCAAGAAATCGCCGACGACCTCCAGACAGCCCTAGAACAATTCACCGCCATCGCGGAAAAAGTGAAGCAGTAA